One genomic segment of Aquipluma nitroreducens includes these proteins:
- a CDS encoding PAS domain S-box protein, which produces MDSLNDFDQRRDGINVLIVDDNSTNLQLLHAIVSTEGYSVILSSSGREALDIVRSKSISIILLDVRIPDMDGFELCKQLKADPQTQDIPIIFISAFNDEQSILTGFQLGGVDFISKPFRKEEVLARLKNHLRLEGMRIQLLCKKIELEDINEQLEAEIKQRKLKEELMGKQIVSLTQPANSDSDINFSDLFNLEEIQKLQDQFAKAMGVASIITNPDGSPITNPSNFCRLCNDIIRKTQKGLEHCIYSDSALGVPNADGPIIQPCLSGGLWDAGSSITIDGVHIANWVIGQVRDQTQDVEKIKLYAREIGADEKDTLEAFSEVTPMSEERFRLVAEMLHTVAQQMSQLAYQNIQQARNINDRKQTEKALKESEDKFRNLADSSPAVIGIYQNDYWVYVNPAAEKMSGFSLDELYQKKYWEIAAPECRNLVFKNGQERQSGSGNPKSYELKLLNKDGTERWAYLSGSSISYMGRPAGIISVIDITEKKKAEKQVLEERKLLRTLIDNLPDTIYVKDRYCRKVIANPADLKVIGLESEDEAIGKTDLELFSGEIGLRGHLDDLRVIQRGEAVLNHQEAFCDADGRKKWLLTSKIPIFDDNGNSSGLVGIGRDISEIKNAEEKIQKLSMSIEQSPSSIVITDVNGDIEYVNPKFTEITGYTAEEVIGQNPRILKSGHTPSEVYVQLWDTISSGEVWRGELLNRKKNGEYFWEWITMTSIKNEYDEIINYVAIKEDISVRKQMEADLIVAKNKAEESDRLKSAFLANMSHEIRTPLNSIIGFSELLADSHFEIEEKDEFIGHIISNGNSLLSIISDIMDISKMESGMVYIRTREVPVLKIVTDIGKNYRCRFEEKGIDFRIKYEMELEAVRIMADPERLNQIFNNLLSNALKFTNEGFVQLEYTQKGAMLQFEIRDTGIGIPADFHAKIFDRFSQVEASNSRQYGGNGLGLAITKNLIELMGGKIWLESESQVGSTFYFTLPLTDRE; this is translated from the coding sequence ATGGATTCTTTGAATGATTTTGATCAAAGAAGGGATGGGATAAATGTGTTAATCGTTGATGATAATTCTACGAATCTTCAGCTATTACATGCTATTGTCAGTACAGAGGGGTATTCTGTAATTTTATCATCTTCGGGCCGGGAGGCTCTGGACATTGTAAGATCGAAATCAATTTCAATTATTTTGCTTGATGTCAGAATCCCGGATATGGATGGTTTTGAACTTTGCAAACAACTAAAGGCAGATCCACAAACTCAGGATATTCCCATAATTTTTATTAGTGCTTTCAATGACGAACAATCTATTTTAACTGGATTCCAGCTTGGTGGGGTCGATTTCATTTCAAAACCATTTCGGAAGGAAGAAGTTCTGGCGAGGTTAAAGAATCATCTGCGCCTGGAAGGAATGAGGATTCAGTTGCTGTGCAAAAAAATAGAATTAGAAGATATTAATGAGCAACTTGAGGCTGAGATTAAGCAACGAAAGCTGAAAGAAGAATTGATGGGTAAACAAATTGTTTCGTTAACTCAGCCAGCAAATTCAGATAGCGATATTAATTTCTCAGATTTATTCAATCTCGAAGAAATTCAAAAACTTCAGGATCAGTTTGCCAAAGCCATGGGGGTGGCTTCCATTATTACGAATCCCGATGGAAGTCCAATAACAAATCCAAGTAACTTTTGCCGACTTTGCAATGATATCATTCGAAAGACCCAAAAAGGATTAGAACATTGTATTTATTCCGATTCTGCCTTAGGCGTTCCAAATGCTGATGGTCCAATCATTCAGCCATGTCTTAGCGGAGGTTTATGGGATGCCGGATCGAGTATAACAATAGATGGCGTACATATTGCGAATTGGGTGATTGGTCAGGTAAGGGATCAAACTCAGGACGTTGAAAAAATTAAGTTATATGCCCGGGAAATAGGTGCAGATGAAAAGGATACTTTAGAGGCATTTTCTGAAGTAACCCCTATGTCGGAGGAACGGTTTCGATTAGTAGCTGAAATGTTACACACAGTGGCACAACAGATGTCTCAACTTGCTTATCAAAACATTCAACAGGCTCGCAATATCAATGATCGGAAACAAACAGAAAAAGCTTTAAAGGAAAGCGAAGATAAATTTAGGAATCTGGCAGATTCGTCTCCGGCAGTTATTGGTATTTATCAGAATGATTACTGGGTGTATGTGAATCCTGCTGCCGAAAAGATGTCAGGATTCTCGCTGGATGAACTTTACCAAAAAAAATACTGGGAGATAGCAGCTCCTGAATGTCGGAATTTGGTTTTTAAAAATGGTCAGGAAAGACAATCAGGTAGTGGAAACCCTAAATCATATGAGCTTAAATTACTGAATAAGGACGGAACTGAAAGATGGGCTTATTTGTCAGGTAGTAGCATCAGTTATATGGGGCGACCTGCCGGAATAATTTCTGTAATCGATATCACAGAAAAAAAGAAGGCTGAAAAACAGGTTCTTGAAGAGCGGAAGTTGCTTAGAACGTTAATCGATAATCTGCCAGATACCATCTATGTAAAAGACAGGTATTGCCGAAAGGTAATAGCTAACCCGGCTGATCTTAAGGTTATTGGTCTTGAATCAGAGGATGAAGCCATCGGAAAAACTGATTTGGAGCTATTTAGCGGTGAGATTGGACTTCGTGGTCATTTGGATGATTTAAGAGTGATTCAAAGAGGTGAGGCTGTATTAAATCATCAGGAAGCTTTTTGTGATGCTGATGGGCGGAAAAAGTGGTTGCTTACTTCGAAGATCCCGATTTTCGATGATAATGGAAATTCTTCAGGCCTGGTAGGTATTGGCCGTGACATCAGTGAAATTAAAAATGCGGAAGAGAAGATACAAAAACTCAGTATGAGCATCGAGCAGAGCCCTTCAAGCATTGTTATAACCGATGTGAACGGAGATATTGAATATGTAAATCCTAAATTCACGGAAATTACCGGATACACGGCAGAAGAAGTGATTGGACAAAACCCCCGGATTCTAAAATCAGGACATACTCCCAGTGAAGTTTATGTACAGCTGTGGGATACAATAAGTTCAGGCGAAGTATGGCGCGGTGAATTATTAAACCGAAAAAAAAATGGCGAATACTTCTGGGAGTGGATTACAATGACGTCGATAAAGAATGAGTATGATGAAATTATAAATTATGTTGCCATTAAAGAAGATATAAGTGTACGTAAGCAAATGGAGGCCGATTTAATTGTGGCTAAAAATAAGGCCGAAGAAAGTGATCGGCTCAAATCGGCATTTTTGGCGAATATGTCGCACGAAATACGAACACCTTTAAATAGTATCATTGGATTCTCTGAATTGCTTGCTGATTCGCATTTTGAAATTGAAGAGAAAGATGAATTTATCGGGCACATAATCAGTAACGGGAATAGCCTTTTAAGTATTATTAGTGATATCATGGATATTTCGAAGATGGAATCGGGGATGGTTTATATTCGTACACGTGAAGTTCCTGTTCTAAAAATAGTTACTGATATTGGGAAAAATTATAGATGTAGATTTGAAGAAAAAGGAATCGATTTCCGGATTAAATATGAAATGGAATTAGAGGCTGTTCGTATTATGGCCGATCCTGAAAGATTAAATCAGATATTTAATAACCTCTTGAGTAATGCACTTAAGTTTACGAACGAGGGATTTGTGCAATTGGAATACACGCAGAAAGGAGCGATGCTGCAATTTGAAATAAGAGATACGGGAATTGGTATTCCCGCAGATTTTCATGCGAAAATTTTCGATCGCTTTAGTCAGGTTGAAGCTTCAAATTCGAGGCAGTATGGTGGTAATGGCCTTGGATTGGCAATTACAAAAAATCTGATAGAACTGATGGGTGGAAAAATTTGGCTCGAATCGGAATCACAAGTAGGATCAACTTTTTATTTTACCCTGCCGTTAACAGATAGAGAATAG